In the genome of Paenibacillus sp. FSL R5-0766, one region contains:
- the asnB gene encoding asparagine synthase (glutamine-hydrolyzing) produces the protein MCGITGFIQWNRDLTQESELLVRMTDSLSNRGPDASGTWISNPCAFGHRRLSVMDPENGAQPMHALQGDTSYTVVYNGELYNAPELKKELLQRGHQFRTQCDTEVLLASYIEWGPACVDRFNGIFAFAIWDGGREQVFIARDRLGVKPLFYSNNKDTLVFGSEPKALLIHPDVEAAVGPEGLAEVFIVGPARTPGHGVYSSLSELKPAHALIYNRNGIRTYAYWKLESQNHEHNLEETAAEVRSLLQDTLERQLASDVPVCSLLSGGLDSSALSALAVDYYKRTGQGQISTYSVDYVDNAKHFQAHSFQPGADGPWIKRMVDELKTDHHWIEIENGELIHALTQAMLVRDLPGMADVDSSLYLFCKEIKKGATVAISGEAADEVFGGYPWFHREDMLNSGTFPWSVAPDMRAALLSPDIREWIRPLDYLSDRYSDAVAEVPLLDGETGKAAQMRVMSYLNITRFMPTLLDRKDRMSMGAGLEVRVPYCDHRLIQYVFNIPWEMKITGGREKGILRKALEGVLPDDVLYRKKSPYPKTHNPQYLAAVKQQVLDILDDPTSPILPLIDKAQIRNLASSPDAASNLPWFGQLMSGPQLFAYLTQINTWLRTYKVAIR, from the coding sequence ATGTGCGGTATTACCGGCTTCATACAGTGGAATCGGGATTTGACCCAGGAATCAGAGCTGCTGGTCCGTATGACGGATAGCTTGTCGAACCGGGGGCCCGACGCTTCAGGTACATGGATCTCCAATCCTTGTGCCTTTGGACATCGGCGTCTTAGTGTAATGGACCCCGAGAACGGCGCACAGCCCATGCATGCGTTACAGGGAGATACCTCCTATACCGTCGTGTATAACGGAGAACTATACAATGCACCCGAGTTGAAAAAGGAATTGCTCCAGCGGGGGCATCAGTTCCGCACGCAATGTGATACGGAAGTGTTGCTCGCCTCTTATATTGAGTGGGGACCGGCATGTGTTGACCGGTTTAACGGTATTTTTGCTTTTGCCATATGGGATGGGGGACGCGAACAGGTTTTTATCGCACGAGATCGCCTTGGCGTGAAACCTCTGTTCTACAGTAATAACAAAGACACTCTCGTATTTGGTTCAGAGCCCAAAGCTCTGCTTATTCACCCTGATGTGGAAGCCGCTGTAGGCCCGGAAGGATTGGCCGAAGTGTTTATCGTAGGGCCTGCACGGACACCAGGACACGGCGTATACTCTTCACTAAGCGAACTCAAGCCTGCGCACGCGCTGATCTATAACCGAAACGGTATCCGAACCTATGCCTACTGGAAACTGGAAAGCCAGAATCACGAACATAACCTGGAAGAGACGGCAGCAGAGGTACGCTCTCTCTTGCAAGATACACTGGAGCGCCAGTTGGCTTCGGATGTTCCAGTATGCTCTCTTTTATCAGGAGGACTGGACTCCAGCGCCTTGTCTGCATTAGCCGTTGATTATTACAAGCGAACCGGGCAAGGCCAAATCAGTACGTATTCTGTCGATTATGTGGATAACGCCAAGCATTTCCAGGCGCATTCCTTTCAGCCGGGTGCAGATGGACCCTGGATTAAGCGAATGGTGGATGAACTCAAGACCGACCATCACTGGATTGAGATTGAGAACGGAGAACTGATTCATGCACTGACACAGGCCATGTTAGTCAGGGATCTGCCAGGTATGGCAGATGTAGACTCCTCGCTCTATTTGTTCTGTAAAGAAATCAAAAAAGGGGCCACCGTTGCCATTTCAGGCGAAGCAGCGGATGAAGTGTTTGGAGGTTACCCCTGGTTCCATCGAGAAGATATGCTGAACTCCGGTACGTTTCCGTGGTCTGTAGCGCCTGATATGCGAGCAGCGTTGTTATCCCCGGATATTCGGGAATGGATTCGGCCACTCGACTATTTGTCAGACCGCTATTCGGATGCAGTGGCTGAAGTGCCTCTGTTGGATGGGGAAACGGGTAAAGCTGCACAAATGCGGGTGATGTCCTACCTGAATATTACACGTTTCATGCCTACACTTCTGGATCGCAAAGACCGCATGAGCATGGGGGCAGGACTGGAAGTGCGGGTACCTTACTGTGACCATCGTCTGATCCAGTATGTGTTTAACATCCCTTGGGAAATGAAAATAACGGGTGGACGGGAAAAAGGTATTCTGCGTAAAGCACTTGAAGGTGTCCTGCCTGACGATGTGTTATATCGTAAAAAAAGTCCGTACCCGAAAACACATAATCCGCAATATCTGGCCGCGGTCAAACAACAGGTACTTGATATCCTGGATGATCCCACCTCGCCGATTTTGCCTTTGATCGACAAAGCTCAGATCCGCAATCTTGCGTCTTCACCAGATGCAGCTTCCAATCTTCCCTGGTTCGGACAGTTAATGTCGGGGCCACAGTTATTTGCTTACCTGACTCAGATCAATACCTGGTTGCGGACATATAAAGTCGCTATTCGTTAA
- a CDS encoding STM4014 family protein — protein sequence MNESLHQPINVTDLTQDQPFLLVGNPDNRRTRGLQEARHRLGLKPAVVLPYAQLLQNWRHGRTIADTVDFNLPVPLIRIDAPGEDWDVERELLFLGAMNDSSTLTAGMGTEAFSAEQALALEQEWGRIYAPAQWFRGWKACLDRIGRESREIWPEVRFMNDPADIQLMFDKRTCQQHLSSHGVDVPPALQSSQPIRNYMDLCASMKAAEMHRVFVKLAYGSGASGVVAYQVNPRTGDEIAVTTMGMEQRQGKTIFFNEGRLRKYTRSEEIATLMNWLCAEGAQIERWMPKATLDQRAYDIRQLVAGGQAGHAIMRLSRTPITNLHLRNERMLPAEAGLDEQRMSLVRLAAQAAMSAFPNSWSAGIDVMLTSGSNPRAYVLDVNPFGDLLYRVEHHGLGTYEWEMELLRKEPIQHA from the coding sequence ATGAATGAAAGCCTGCATCAACCAATAAATGTAACTGATCTAACGCAAGATCAGCCCTTTTTATTGGTCGGAAACCCTGATAACCGACGAACACGAGGGCTGCAAGAGGCGAGGCATAGATTGGGTTTGAAACCTGCGGTTGTACTGCCATATGCTCAATTGCTGCAGAATTGGAGACACGGACGAACCATCGCTGATACAGTAGATTTCAATCTGCCTGTACCCCTGATTCGGATTGATGCTCCTGGAGAGGATTGGGACGTGGAGCGTGAACTACTGTTCCTTGGAGCTATGAATGATTCGTCAACATTAACGGCTGGGATGGGTACAGAAGCATTTTCCGCAGAACAGGCACTTGCGCTGGAACAGGAGTGGGGAAGAATCTACGCTCCTGCTCAATGGTTCCGTGGCTGGAAAGCATGTCTGGATCGAATCGGCCGTGAGTCTCGGGAAATATGGCCTGAAGTCCGATTCATGAATGATCCTGCCGATATCCAATTGATGTTTGACAAGAGAACATGTCAGCAGCATCTATCTTCACATGGAGTTGATGTACCCCCGGCGCTTCAATCTTCGCAGCCAATCCGCAATTATATGGACTTGTGTGCCTCAATGAAGGCTGCCGAAATGCATCGTGTGTTTGTGAAGCTTGCGTACGGCTCCGGGGCTTCAGGAGTTGTTGCCTATCAAGTCAATCCCCGAACGGGTGATGAAATCGCTGTAACAACGATGGGGATGGAACAGAGACAGGGCAAGACGATTTTCTTCAATGAAGGACGTCTACGCAAGTATACCCGCAGTGAAGAGATTGCTACGCTGATGAACTGGTTATGTGCAGAAGGTGCACAGATTGAACGATGGATGCCAAAAGCCACGCTTGATCAGCGGGCCTATGATATTCGCCAACTGGTTGCAGGTGGACAGGCAGGTCACGCGATTATGCGGCTGAGCCGTACCCCGATTACCAATCTGCATCTGCGCAATGAGCGTATGCTGCCTGCTGAAGCAGGCCTGGATGAACAGCGGATGTCGCTGGTACGGTTGGCAGCGCAAGCAGCCATGTCTGCATTTCCCAACTCGTGGTCAGCTGGGATTGATGTGATGCTTACTAGTGGTTCGAATCCGCGTGCCTATGTGCTGGATGTGAATCCATTTGGAGATCTGTTATACAGAGTTGAGCATCATGGCCTCGGAACCTACGAGTGGGAAATGGAACTTTTACGAAAGGAGCCTATTCAACATGCCTGA
- a CDS encoding STM4015 family protein — protein sequence MQEVKLVVSYDDYEDGIRMEKLIKELAAKPEASSLESLVIGDWGQAYENSPDEFMGTLVESAPSFPSLKKLFIGDMGFEECEVSWIIQTNLTPLLGAFPQLKSFSVMGSSGLSLEPLQHAKLEELIIICGGLPKEVLSSITHAKLPELRKLELYLGVDNYGFNGSLEDVLPLLEKGLFPKLVYLGLKDSEIQDEIAKAAAEAPILDQLEVLDLSQGTLSDEGAEALLASDKIKKLKHLDLSYHYMTNEMISRWNRSGISVDVSDQQQSDEDDWRYPSLTE from the coding sequence ATGCAAGAAGTGAAGCTTGTTGTATCTTACGATGATTATGAGGACGGCATTCGTATGGAAAAGTTAATTAAGGAACTGGCAGCTAAACCGGAGGCTAGCTCATTGGAAAGTCTGGTCATCGGAGATTGGGGACAGGCTTATGAAAATTCGCCTGATGAGTTTATGGGTACGCTCGTCGAGTCGGCTCCAAGCTTTCCGTCATTGAAGAAACTGTTTATTGGAGATATGGGATTCGAAGAATGTGAAGTATCGTGGATTATCCAGACAAATCTCACACCACTGTTAGGTGCTTTTCCACAATTAAAATCATTCTCTGTAATGGGCAGTAGCGGCCTCAGTCTGGAACCACTCCAGCATGCCAAGCTTGAAGAATTAATTATTATTTGTGGTGGTCTCCCGAAAGAAGTATTATCTTCAATCACCCATGCCAAGTTGCCTGAATTGCGTAAACTGGAACTGTATCTGGGTGTGGATAATTATGGTTTCAATGGATCACTTGAAGATGTACTTCCTTTGCTAGAAAAAGGATTGTTTCCAAAGCTGGTTTACTTGGGTCTAAAAGACAGTGAAATTCAGGATGAGATTGCCAAAGCAGCAGCTGAAGCGCCTATTCTGGATCAACTTGAAGTACTGGATCTATCGCAAGGAACGTTGTCCGATGAAGGGGCTGAGGCGTTGCTTGCCAGTGACAAGATCAAGAAATTGAAACATCTTGATCTAAGTTACCATTACATGACCAATGAAATGATCAGTCGCTGGAACCGATCGGGTATATCTGTAGATGTTAGCGACCAGCAACAGAGTGATGAGGATGACTGGCGTTATCCATCGTTAACGGAATAG
- a CDS encoding STM4011 family radical SAM protein, producing the protein MRATLYYRGKLSSCNYDCPYCPFSKTVDSKETLEVDEQQLRQFVNWVREQESAEHQFSIFFNPYGEALVRRWYREAMVELSHMPHVDKVAIQTNLSVKLDWARELDASKAAFWATYHPRETKEASFVKQCLTLRQMGLAFSVGTVGLRSAFPAIESMRQALPDDVYMWVNAFKDRPKYYTPEEIQFLRGLDPLFEGNLQDYESLGKRCAAGSEVFYVQGSGHVKRCYKDRRIIGHLYRDGLQALSEDRPCRMKKCGCYIGYIHMEDSPFRETFGSGLLERNPLLIR; encoded by the coding sequence ATGAGAGCGACTTTGTATTATCGGGGGAAGTTGTCTTCCTGTAATTACGACTGTCCCTACTGCCCTTTTAGCAAAACCGTGGATTCCAAAGAGACGTTGGAAGTGGATGAACAACAATTGCGTCAATTTGTGAATTGGGTGAGGGAGCAAGAGAGTGCCGAGCATCAATTTTCGATTTTCTTCAATCCCTACGGTGAAGCTTTGGTGCGTCGTTGGTACCGGGAAGCGATGGTTGAACTGTCACATATGCCACATGTGGATAAAGTTGCAATTCAAACCAACCTGTCCGTCAAGCTGGATTGGGCGAGGGAGCTGGATGCGAGCAAAGCAGCCTTTTGGGCGACGTATCATCCTCGTGAGACAAAAGAGGCTTCTTTTGTAAAACAATGTCTGACCTTGCGTCAGATGGGACTTGCTTTTAGTGTCGGTACTGTCGGACTCCGTAGTGCTTTCCCCGCAATCGAGTCCATGAGACAGGCTTTACCGGATGATGTGTATATGTGGGTCAATGCCTTCAAAGATCGGCCCAAGTATTACACACCGGAAGAGATTCAGTTTTTACGTGGGCTTGATCCGCTTTTTGAAGGTAATCTGCAGGATTATGAAAGCTTGGGCAAACGATGTGCTGCCGGTTCGGAAGTATTTTATGTACAGGGGTCCGGGCATGTGAAGAGGTGTTACAAGGATCGCCGGATCATTGGACATCTATATCGCGATGGTTTGCAGGCTTTGTCTGAGGATCGGCCTTGTCGCATGAAAAAATGTGGCTGTTACATCGGTTATATCCATATGGAGGATTCCCCGTTCAGAGAAACGTTTGGCAGCGGGCTGCTTGAACGAAATCCGTTATTGATTCGTTGA
- a CDS encoding class I SAM-dependent methyltransferase, whose protein sequence is MKSLNQWQADEYDNKLAFVSGYGKNLISWLQPQKGEYILDLGCGTGDLTHEISLAGAEVIGMDASPDMIRRAREKFPELEFVEGDGHQFETNRLYDAVFSNAALHWMRSPRLVVDSIWKSLKPGGRFVAEFGGKGNVQTIVNALEQVMERNTGIRASERNPWYFPSIGEYSHILEQRGFVVRHAYHYDRPTRLEDGEQGIVGWLTHFGGDYFEGLSHEEIQQICKETSQIVMPHLWKDDALYADYKRLRIEAVKPE, encoded by the coding sequence ATGAAATCATTAAATCAATGGCAAGCAGATGAGTATGACAACAAACTGGCTTTTGTGTCCGGATACGGCAAAAACCTGATCTCATGGCTTCAACCCCAAAAAGGGGAATATATCCTTGATCTGGGTTGCGGGACGGGGGATTTGACGCATGAAATTTCTCTGGCCGGAGCTGAAGTTATTGGCATGGACGCATCGCCAGACATGATTCGCCGAGCGAGGGAGAAATTTCCTGAACTTGAGTTTGTGGAAGGGGACGGTCATCAGTTTGAGACGAATAGACTATATGATGCTGTTTTCTCCAATGCAGCCCTGCACTGGATGCGAAGTCCGCGATTAGTGGTCGATAGTATATGGAAATCTTTGAAGCCTGGAGGGCGTTTTGTAGCAGAATTCGGTGGTAAAGGGAATGTGCAGACCATTGTGAATGCATTAGAGCAGGTTATGGAGCGAAATACAGGCATTCGTGCTTCAGAACGCAATCCCTGGTATTTTCCTTCGATCGGAGAATATAGCCATATTTTAGAGCAACGTGGATTTGTGGTGCGTCATGCCTATCACTATGACCGTCCTACCAGATTGGAAGATGGTGAGCAAGGTATAGTAGGCTGGTTGACTCATTTTGGAGGGGACTATTTTGAGGGTCTCAGTCATGAAGAGATACAACAAATATGCAAGGAAACCAGTCAGATCGTGATGCCACACCTTTGGAAAGATGATGCCCTGTATGCTGATTATAAGCGTCTGCGTATTGAAGCTGTGAAGCCAGAATAA
- a CDS encoding DUF4870 domain-containing protein — MRQLLSALSYFSIFFAPFLFPIIIWIVAKDDYIEGHAKRALFSHVFPFLAAIPLFYFFVTAHSLGSAVGFVILFFVIYGLSFVYNVVKGIQVLREYA, encoded by the coding sequence ATGAGACAACTTTTATCAGCCCTATCCTATTTCAGTATTTTCTTTGCTCCGTTCCTGTTTCCCATCATTATATGGATTGTTGCCAAGGATGATTACATTGAGGGACATGCAAAACGCGCCTTATTCTCACATGTATTCCCCTTTCTCGCTGCCATTCCGTTATTTTATTTCTTCGTGACTGCGCATAGTCTGGGTTCCGCCGTCGGGTTTGTCATTCTATTCTTTGTGATTTACGGATTAAGCTTTGTGTACAACGTGGTCAAAGGGATTCAAGTGCTGCGCGAGTATGCTTGA
- a CDS encoding methyl-accepting chemotaxis protein, whose amino-acid sequence MKKISISRKLLMGFSSVLLLLVAITVITYTQFIAVEKTYTELINDRTSKLLLIKNMSIDLKSQQIALRNYILEDSAENEQAFNKAYEDYIALNEELKSSVSSSKMKDYLSRSDEAMSQYYELAQQIMTLTRQGDNSEISRLLKDTAPSLISEFEGIVEEMETHQQDAMNSGVVEANLQIVQVLRWIAIIGVTSLLIGALVAYVIGRMISLPVAAIAQSASRIADGDLTGEPIVVRNKDEIGDLAQAFNIMSANLRKLIHQVGDSAERVAASSEELTASTEQTATATEQVAITMGEIATGMDTQVRMASDGFQTMNELTTGFQQVTENTLHMSEEATKVSVKTISGSESVQSAIGQMNSIQGTVSNLSVVIQELSRHSQDIVKMVDSISEISAQTNLLSLNAAIEAARAGEQGRGFQVVATEVRKLSEQSALSANQIVPLVASIEKGMRNAAESMGVVFAEVQEGITLVHQAGATFDEIREAVGGVAGQTQEVSASIEQMSTGVEQINRSMKTIMEVTETGAAGTEEVSASSEEQLSAMQEIASAANDLSLMAEQLQQTISRFKVQ is encoded by the coding sequence ATGAAAAAAATTTCAATTAGCCGTAAATTACTTATGGGTTTCTCATCTGTCCTGTTATTATTGGTGGCTATAACGGTTATAACATATACGCAGTTTATAGCTGTTGAGAAAACGTATACAGAATTAATTAATGATAGAACAAGCAAACTACTACTCATTAAAAATATGTCGATTGATCTTAAATCACAGCAGATTGCTTTGAGAAATTATATTCTGGAAGACAGTGCGGAGAACGAACAGGCATTTAATAAAGCTTATGAAGATTACATAGCATTAAATGAAGAATTAAAATCATCAGTTTCAAGTTCAAAGATGAAAGATTACCTTTCACGATCGGATGAAGCGATGAGCCAATATTATGAACTTGCGCAGCAGATTATGACATTGACAAGACAGGGGGATAACAGTGAAATCTCAAGATTACTGAAGGATACAGCCCCAAGTCTGATCTCTGAATTTGAAGGCATTGTAGAAGAGATGGAAACACATCAACAAGATGCCATGAACTCAGGCGTTGTGGAGGCTAATCTTCAGATTGTGCAGGTCCTTAGGTGGATTGCAATTATAGGAGTGACTTCTCTTCTCATCGGGGCACTTGTGGCGTATGTTATTGGCAGAATGATATCCTTACCTGTTGCTGCTATTGCCCAATCCGCGAGCCGGATTGCAGACGGAGATCTGACTGGTGAGCCTATCGTGGTCCGTAACAAGGATGAAATTGGTGATCTCGCCCAAGCCTTTAATATCATGTCTGCCAATTTGCGTAAACTCATTCATCAGGTAGGAGACAGTGCAGAACGGGTAGCTGCCTCTTCAGAGGAGTTGACAGCAAGCACCGAACAGACAGCAACCGCCACAGAGCAAGTGGCCATCACAATGGGTGAGATTGCAACAGGTATGGATACACAGGTTCGAATGGCGAGTGATGGATTCCAGACGATGAATGAGTTAACGACAGGCTTTCAGCAAGTTACGGAGAACACACTCCATATGTCTGAAGAAGCTACCAAAGTCTCCGTAAAAACAATATCGGGTAGCGAGTCAGTTCAGTCTGCGATAGGTCAAATGAATTCTATACAAGGAACGGTGTCGAATCTGTCGGTCGTGATTCAGGAACTGAGCAGACACTCTCAGGATATTGTGAAAATGGTGGACAGCATCTCGGAAATATCAGCACAGACGAATCTCCTATCCCTTAATGCCGCTATTGAGGCTGCACGAGCTGGCGAACAGGGAAGAGGGTTTCAGGTTGTTGCTACAGAGGTTCGGAAGCTGTCTGAGCAGTCTGCGCTTTCTGCTAATCAAATTGTTCCATTGGTGGCATCGATTGAGAAGGGAATGCGAAATGCTGCTGAATCTATGGGGGTTGTATTCGCAGAGGTTCAAGAGGGGATTACACTTGTTCACCAAGCGGGAGCCACATTTGATGAAATTCGTGAGGCGGTTGGGGGCGTAGCGGGACAAACACAGGAAGTCTCTGCTTCAATTGAGCAAATGTCAACAGGTGTAGAACAGATTAATAGGTCTATGAAAACAATTATGGAAGTGACCGAAACGGGGGCCGCTGGAACAGAAGAAGTGAGTGCATCTTCAGAGGAGCAGTTGTCTGCGATGCAGGAGATCGCTTCCGCAGCCAATGATCTCTCCTTGATGGCAGAACAGTTGCAACAGACCATCAGTCGTTTCAAAGTGCAATAA
- a CDS encoding STM4013/SEN3800 family hydrolase produces the protein MPDMNTIVGSHDLLMITLDTLRYDVAKLEEENCPNLCGSGPWEKRHTPGSFTYAAHHAFFGGFMPTPANTDKASHVRLFHSRNTGLKTHPHTWLFDTPDIVSGFAAEGYRTICIGGVIFFTKKNPLAKVLPDYFQHSYWRMNFGVTNPKSTEHQVQHALKLLEQTAPDEKIFMFLNVSAIHGPNRYFVEGAKEDSVETQRAALRYVDEALGPLFEAMRRRARPAYCLAFSDHGTAYGEDGYQGHRLAHDVVWTVPYREFLV, from the coding sequence ATGCCTGATATGAACACCATTGTGGGCTCCCATGATCTGTTAATGATTACGCTGGATACGTTACGCTATGACGTAGCCAAGCTGGAAGAGGAGAATTGTCCTAATCTGTGTGGTTCGGGTCCGTGGGAGAAGCGCCATACCCCAGGCAGTTTTACATATGCGGCACACCATGCTTTTTTTGGTGGTTTTATGCCGACTCCTGCCAATACAGACAAGGCATCTCATGTAAGGTTATTTCATTCCCGGAATACCGGACTCAAGACACATCCGCACACCTGGCTGTTTGATACACCGGATATCGTATCCGGGTTCGCAGCTGAAGGTTACCGTACCATCTGTATTGGCGGCGTCATCTTTTTTACGAAAAAAAACCCACTTGCGAAAGTATTGCCTGACTATTTCCAACACAGCTACTGGAGAATGAACTTTGGGGTAACCAACCCCAAATCGACAGAGCATCAGGTACAGCATGCATTAAAGCTACTTGAACAGACAGCGCCGGATGAAAAGATATTTATGTTTTTGAACGTGTCCGCCATTCATGGACCCAATCGTTACTTTGTAGAAGGAGCGAAGGAGGACTCGGTGGAGACTCAGCGAGCTGCACTTCGATATGTAGATGAGGCTCTTGGGCCATTGTTCGAGGCGATGAGGAGACGCGCCCGGCCTGCGTATTGCCTGGCTTTTTCCGATCATGGTACAGCTTACGGTGAAGACGGGTATCAAGGACACCGGCTTGCGCATGATGTCGTCTGGACGGTGCCTTATCGTGAATTTTTAGTATAG
- a CDS encoding STM4012 family radical SAM protein → MEKHIQHITTGHSTQSGSNIATSLSEVLAFPYRSYLYSYPHKTAYRELDPPLPLGPLWERENTDTYFLYMHIPFCAARCGFCNLFTLPDRRDDTHERYVDALERQAKQWAPITSRRPYSRFAIGGGTPTLLNEVQLNRLFDIAEHVMGLDPAQASISVETSPDTVTEAKLAIMKERSVDRVSMGIQSFIEAEASAIYRPQKPQEVERALEKLTRYDFPLLNLDLIYGLPGQTVESWIYSLERVLTYEPGEIFIYPLYTRENTIVKPDDIRRQGPDIRMELYKAARETLKSKGYVQYSMRRFAKEQSSSKALLPYSCQEEGMVGLGCGARSYTSEVHYASKYGVSYKATQSIIADYVATERYDVADYGIVLSREEQRRRFILKALLHREGLTLSDYQQRFGTDVMSDYVWLAELLTEGMAELVSDEGKQVLRLTEEGLGYSDAIGDWLISAEIREQMEGFVFS, encoded by the coding sequence ATGGAGAAACATATACAACATATAACAACAGGCCATTCCACACAGTCCGGATCCAATATAGCTACAAGTCTCAGTGAAGTACTGGCATTCCCTTATCGTTCTTACTTATACTCGTACCCACACAAGACCGCCTATCGGGAGCTTGACCCACCACTGCCGTTAGGGCCACTGTGGGAACGAGAAAATACCGATACGTATTTTTTATATATGCACATTCCCTTTTGTGCTGCTCGTTGCGGATTCTGTAATCTGTTCACACTGCCGGATCGCCGTGATGATACGCATGAACGCTATGTAGATGCGCTGGAACGTCAAGCGAAGCAGTGGGCACCTATTACATCTAGAAGGCCGTATTCGAGGTTTGCGATTGGTGGAGGAACGCCGACATTATTAAATGAGGTTCAGTTGAATCGTCTGTTTGATATTGCTGAACATGTGATGGGGCTGGACCCTGCGCAAGCATCGATTTCGGTGGAAACGTCGCCGGATACCGTTACGGAAGCCAAGCTGGCCATCATGAAGGAACGAAGTGTGGATCGTGTCAGTATGGGCATCCAGAGTTTTATTGAAGCTGAAGCATCTGCCATCTATCGTCCACAAAAACCGCAGGAAGTTGAACGAGCGCTTGAGAAGCTTACTCGGTATGATTTCCCATTGTTAAATCTGGATCTGATCTATGGTTTGCCGGGTCAAACGGTGGAATCGTGGATATATTCATTGGAAAGAGTCCTGACCTACGAACCGGGCGAAATCTTTATCTATCCCTTGTATACACGGGAAAATACAATCGTGAAGCCTGATGACATTCGACGTCAGGGACCTGATATTCGGATGGAACTGTATAAAGCTGCACGTGAGACTTTAAAAAGTAAAGGTTATGTGCAATATTCGATGCGCAGATTTGCCAAAGAACAGTCGTCCTCCAAAGCGCTTCTGCCTTATAGCTGTCAGGAGGAGGGCATGGTTGGTCTGGGATGTGGCGCACGCTCTTATACGAGTGAAGTACATTATGCTTCCAAGTATGGCGTGAGTTACAAGGCCACACAGAGCATCATTGCCGATTATGTGGCAACTGAGCGCTACGATGTAGCAGATTATGGCATCGTGTTAAGCCGTGAGGAACAGAGACGTCGCTTTATTCTGAAAGCCTTGCTGCATCGGGAGGGATTGACGTTGTCTGATTACCAACAGCGCTTTGGTACCGATGTGATGTCCGACTATGTCTGGTTGGCTGAACTGTTGACAGAGGGCATGGCGGAGTTGGTGAGTGATGAGGGCAAGCAGGTGCTGCGTCTGACAGAAGAAGGACTGGGTTACTCCGATGCCATTGGAGATTGGCTTATATCTGCCGAAATTCGTGAACAGATGGAAGGGTTTGTTTTCTCATGA
- a CDS encoding XTP/dITP diphosphatase, with translation MSLDSPILIVATRNAGKVREFAHAFAPLGKEVKSMFDYPELPDVVEDGVTFAENAWKKAKAVGDALGLPVLADDSGLCVDLLDGEPGVYSARYAGEGATDAQNNAKLLETLESLKSGEDTEQPLLSPARFVCALVLYDPTTGDKYESEGTAEGWITAQAAGAGGFGYDPLFYVPEYEMTMAELTLEQKQAISHRGHALRALVSRLEG, from the coding sequence ATGAGTTTGGACAGCCCGATCCTCATTGTTGCCACCCGCAATGCGGGTAAAGTCCGTGAATTCGCTCATGCTTTCGCACCGCTTGGCAAAGAGGTTAAGAGCATGTTTGACTATCCGGAGCTGCCGGATGTGGTAGAAGATGGCGTAACGTTTGCGGAGAATGCCTGGAAGAAAGCCAAAGCGGTTGGTGATGCGCTTGGTTTGCCCGTTCTGGCAGATGATTCAGGTTTATGTGTAGACCTGTTGGATGGTGAGCCAGGGGTATATTCAGCGAGATATGCAGGCGAAGGAGCAACGGATGCACAGAATAATGCGAAGTTGCTGGAGACGCTGGAATCGTTGAAATCCGGTGAGGACACCGAGCAGCCGCTACTAAGTCCGGCTCGTTTCGTTTGTGCGCTGGTCCTGTACGATCCGACAACAGGTGATAAGTATGAATCAGAAGGCACTGCGGAAGGCTGGATTACGGCTCAAGCTGCAGGTGCTGGCGGTTTTGGATATGACCCACTCTTCTATGTACCTGAATACGAGATGACAATGGCAGAGCTGACGCTTGAGCAAAAGCAAGCGATTAGCCACCGCGGTCATGCGCTGAGAGCGCTTGTATCCAGACTTGAAGGCTGA